A portion of the Irregularibacter muris genome contains these proteins:
- the mreC gene encoding rod shape-determining protein MreC translates to MNWIKKYKFGMIVALATIILLIFIGFTSGGRNQVTYVEGLISKSIAPVQKVLYSGSRYVHNFFTSIFEIGTLKETNKELQKEISELKQKQASLEDIQNENTRLSKLLDYQKANPQYDYIVADIVAVDPEVWFNVFTIDKGSDDGLKRNMPVVVSEGLVGKIVEVSKDTAKVLSISDASSMVNGIASRTGDYIRIKGNVDTVLEGNITPDVKLMPGDLIVTSGMGGIFPEGIMIGEVESVTKEKGLLEKSVMMKPAVEFKKLNEVLVLKKK, encoded by the coding sequence TTGAACTGGATTAAAAAATACAAATTTGGTATGATAGTAGCTTTAGCTACTATCATTCTTCTTATTTTCATTGGGTTTACTTCAGGGGGAAGAAACCAAGTGACTTATGTGGAGGGACTTATTAGTAAGTCTATTGCTCCTGTACAAAAAGTCCTATACTCTGGATCGCGTTACGTGCATAACTTCTTTACTTCTATTTTTGAAATAGGAACCTTGAAGGAGACCAATAAGGAATTGCAAAAAGAAATAAGTGAGCTAAAACAGAAACAGGCAAGCCTAGAGGATATACAAAATGAAAACACAAGATTATCTAAGTTGCTCGATTACCAAAAAGCCAATCCACAATATGACTATATTGTAGCGGATATTGTAGCGGTTGATCCTGAAGTATGGTTTAACGTCTTTACTATAGATAAGGGGTCAGACGATGGACTGAAAAGAAATATGCCTGTAGTAGTTAGCGAAGGATTGGTGGGGAAGATCGTAGAAGTATCCAAAGATACAGCAAAGGTTCTTTCTATTTCAGATGCCAGTAGTATGGTGAATGGGATAGCTTCGAGAACGGGAGATTACATTCGGATAAAAGGTAATGTAGATACTGTATTGGAAGGCAATATAACTCCTGATGTTAAACTAATGCCTGGTGATTTAATTGTAACTTCTGGTATGGGGGGAATATTTCCCGAGGGCATAATGATTGGAGAAGTAGAAAGTGTTACAAAAGAAAAAGGACTATTAGAAAAAAGTGTAATGATGAAACCGGCTGTTGAATTCAAAAAACTTAATGAGGTACTGGTATTAAAGAAAAAATAG
- the mreD gene encoding rod shape-determining protein MreD, which translates to MRLLILSLLLVIEIIIESTVFPFIKIGGGFPNLVLITIISFGLIYGKKEGIFLGLIGGLFSDILFGTVVGLYALPYMIIGYIMGIFNERVFKENKIIPFIFTIMGTLFFQGLFYLIQYLRGAGALYIGQIKSIATISLILNSIIIVIIYPYFLKLSNWHVIKEK; encoded by the coding sequence GTGAGATTATTGATTTTAAGTCTATTGTTGGTTATTGAAATAATTATAGAATCAACTGTTTTTCCTTTTATTAAAATAGGAGGTGGATTTCCTAACCTAGTACTAATCACAATCATATCCTTTGGTTTGATCTATGGAAAAAAAGAGGGAATATTCCTTGGTTTAATAGGAGGGCTATTTTCAGATATTCTTTTTGGCACAGTAGTGGGTCTATATGCCCTTCCTTATATGATTATCGGATATATTATGGGGATTTTTAATGAGCGGGTTTTTAAAGAAAACAAAATTATTCCCTTTATCTTTACGATCATGGGCACACTATTTTTCCAAGGATTATTTTATTTAATCCAATATTTAAGGGGGGCAGGTGCTTTATATATAGGCCAGATAAAAAGCATTGCTACAATTTCCCTGATTTTAAATTCAATAATTATTGTGATTATTTATCCATACTTCTTGAAACTTAGTAATTGGCATGTCATAAAAGAAAAATAA
- the mrdA gene encoding penicillin-binding protein 2 produces the protein MIIEKNKHRFTFIFIFITFVISVFLFRLAQLQIVQGEENREIAENKMLQRVVRPSERGIIYTNDGYVLASNRVGYSVQMAYKQMDEVERNNMIYKLSSILDKHGEEYEDEFPIVFQEDGTLAFTFDIEEQEWKEEHDIPKNATAKETINILRKRYFVKEDIGDELAIQAITKVHLNTSIPISLDPKPTFIFEKRENDWKKSYGFKEKEYGLSAEEVFNKLKEQSKIDEKYSKEQARKILMIREKIKKQGFRSWEAVEIVNDIKQETMAEIIAHNDEMQGVVVNPKPIRHYPEGELAAHVLGYISKVNETDVKEKDYKMQDLKGAQGLEAVYESDLRGEDGESLIITDYRGRPKSDFVDQEKNPVPGNNLFLTIDYDVQRAAEKALEEAINDLQTGAKGRQAKKAKSGAVVAIDVNTGGILALTSYPSFDPNLFSKGISKEDWEKYNVITNDPISPKPLYNNATMAALPPGSIYKMVVGVTALEEKKIRIQDYVYDGGRYPGFGGDRFRCWLRSGHGNENIKEAIRDSCNVYFYEVGNRSGIDNIEKYSRAFGLGEKTGIEISESAGILASKESKETTWLYTTSNYLRNTMGITGNSVIQNEQGEDQEVYTSYAIAKELFDGVRAIEGNNYNQVYQKVAEILQNHGVKDSQHIYQIYQYIIAGRWTVADTLNTSIGQGGTSLTPIQMANYVATLANGGTHYEPYLVQKVVDSNGKIVEEKKPKVKDKIEIDPKNLEAIKEGMKMVVAPGGTAASDFIGFPHDTIGVAGKTGSAQYGSEDTEAMAWFVGFAPYDKPQIAVAALIIEGEHGNWSAPIARAVIDEYLNLGEEKEEPQNKIIDNQLYE, from the coding sequence ATGATAATAGAAAAAAACAAGCATCGTTTTACTTTTATATTTATTTTTATTACATTTGTTATCTCTGTTTTTCTTTTTCGACTTGCCCAATTGCAGATTGTGCAAGGAGAAGAAAATAGGGAAATTGCGGAAAACAAAATGTTGCAAAGAGTGGTTAGGCCGTCGGAAAGAGGGATTATATACACGAATGATGGATATGTACTTGCCTCGAATAGGGTGGGCTACTCAGTACAAATGGCCTACAAACAAATGGATGAGGTCGAAAGAAACAATATGATTTACAAGTTATCTAGCATATTGGATAAACATGGGGAGGAATATGAGGATGAATTCCCTATAGTATTTCAAGAAGATGGTACCCTTGCCTTCACCTTTGACATAGAAGAACAAGAGTGGAAAGAAGAGCATGATATTCCTAAAAATGCAACAGCAAAAGAAACCATTAATATTCTCAGAAAAAGGTATTTTGTAAAGGAGGATATTGGGGATGAATTAGCAATACAAGCTATTACCAAGGTGCACTTAAATACAAGCATTCCTATTTCATTAGATCCAAAACCTACCTTTATTTTTGAAAAAAGAGAAAATGACTGGAAGAAGTCTTACGGCTTTAAGGAAAAGGAATATGGTTTATCCGCTGAGGAAGTATTTAATAAACTAAAAGAACAAAGTAAGATTGATGAAAAATACTCCAAGGAACAAGCTAGAAAGATTTTAATGATCAGAGAAAAGATAAAGAAACAGGGATTTCGTTCTTGGGAAGCCGTTGAAATTGTCAATGATATTAAGCAGGAAACCATGGCAGAAATCATTGCTCATAACGATGAAATGCAAGGGGTAGTAGTAAATCCTAAGCCTATTCGTCATTATCCTGAAGGAGAATTGGCTGCTCATGTATTGGGATACATCAGTAAAGTTAATGAAACCGATGTAAAGGAAAAAGATTATAAAATGCAGGACCTAAAAGGAGCCCAAGGTTTAGAGGCTGTTTATGAGTCTGATCTACGGGGTGAGGATGGAGAAAGCTTAATTATAACGGATTATAGGGGCAGACCTAAAAGTGATTTTGTAGATCAGGAAAAGAATCCTGTTCCCGGCAACAACTTATTCCTTACGATAGATTATGATGTGCAAAGAGCAGCGGAAAAGGCTTTAGAAGAAGCCATTAATGACCTCCAAACAGGAGCAAAAGGTAGACAAGCTAAAAAAGCCAAGTCAGGTGCTGTAGTAGCCATAGATGTCAATACAGGGGGGATTTTAGCCTTGACAAGCTATCCTTCCTTTGATCCAAACCTTTTTTCTAAAGGGATTTCAAAGGAAGACTGGGAAAAATATAATGTTATAACCAATGACCCCATTTCCCCTAAGCCTCTTTACAATAATGCTACCATGGCAGCACTACCACCGGGTTCGATTTACAAGATGGTGGTGGGGGTTACTGCCCTAGAGGAAAAGAAAATCCGTATCCAAGACTATGTATATGATGGAGGAAGATATCCAGGTTTTGGGGGAGACAGATTTCGGTGTTGGTTACGTAGTGGTCATGGCAATGAAAATATTAAAGAGGCCATAAGAGACTCCTGTAATGTTTATTTTTATGAAGTAGGGAACAGATCAGGAATTGACAATATCGAAAAATACTCTAGAGCTTTTGGACTAGGAGAAAAAACAGGTATAGAAATATCAGAATCTGCGGGTATACTTGCCTCTAAAGAGTCCAAAGAAACCACGTGGCTATATACCACTTCCAATTATTTGCGCAATACTATGGGCATTACGGGTAATAGTGTTATCCAGAACGAACAAGGGGAGGATCAAGAGGTTTATACCTCCTACGCCATTGCTAAAGAACTATTTGATGGAGTAAGAGCCATAGAAGGAAACAATTATAACCAAGTGTATCAGAAAGTAGCAGAAATTCTACAGAACCATGGAGTTAAAGATTCTCAACATATTTATCAAATATATCAATACATCATCGCTGGTAGATGGACGGTTGCCGATACACTCAATACATCTATTGGTCAGGGGGGAACCTCCCTTACACCTATTCAAATGGCTAATTATGTTGCAACCCTTGCAAATGGAGGTACCCACTATGAGCCTTATTTAGTACAAAAAGTTGTTGATTCCAATGGTAAAATTGTAGAAGAAAAGAAACCTAAGGTGAAAGATAAAATAGAGATTGATCCTAAAAATCTGGAAGCTATTAAAGAAGGAATGAAAATGGTTGTTGCCCCTGGGGGTACAGCTGCAAGTGATTTTATAGGATTCCCTCATGATACTATCGGAGTGGCTGGTAAAACTGGTTCAGCTCAGTACGGTAGCGAAGATACAGAAGCTATGGCCTGGTTTGTAGGATTTGCCCCCTATGATAAACCTCAGATTGCAGTAGCGGCTTTGATTATAGAGGGAGAG
- a CDS encoding rod shape-determining protein: protein MSKFGFFSKDVGIDLGTANTLVYVRGKGIMVREPSVVAINKNIKAVMAVGEEAKKMIGRTPGNIVAIRPMKDGVIADFDITQNMLKYFIKKAYNKNKMVKPRVLVCVPSGVTEVEKRAVTEAAEQAGAKEAYVIEEPMAAAIGAGLPVGEPTGSMVVDIGGGTSEVAILSLGGIVTSKSIRVGGNELDDAIIQYIKKEYNLMIGERTAEEIKINIGSAFPSTEKKYMDIKGRDLVSGLPKTLEINSEEILSALKEPVNGIVEAVKYSLEKTPPELAADIMDKGIMLTGGGALLNGLDELIRAETGMPVDIAEDPLDCVVKGTGMVLDDVEMFNKVIAASKRIG from the coding sequence ATGAGCAAGTTTGGTTTTTTTTCAAAGGATGTAGGCATTGATCTGGGAACGGCAAATACATTGGTATATGTCAGAGGTAAAGGTATTATGGTAAGGGAGCCTTCTGTAGTTGCCATAAATAAAAATATAAAAGCGGTCATGGCAGTAGGGGAAGAAGCGAAAAAAATGATTGGAAGGACCCCGGGAAATATAGTGGCCATCCGGCCCATGAAGGATGGGGTAATCGCAGACTTTGATATTACCCAAAATATGTTAAAATATTTTATTAAAAAAGCCTATAATAAAAACAAAATGGTTAAACCAAGGGTACTCGTTTGTGTGCCATCAGGAGTCACTGAAGTTGAAAAGAGGGCAGTAACTGAGGCAGCAGAACAGGCGGGAGCTAAGGAAGCCTACGTCATTGAAGAACCAATGGCGGCTGCTATTGGTGCAGGATTACCTGTAGGAGAGCCTACTGGGAGTATGGTAGTTGATATTGGTGGAGGTACTAGTGAAGTGGCTATCCTATCTCTAGGTGGAATTGTTACAAGTAAGTCAATTCGTGTAGGTGGTAATGAACTAGACGATGCGATTATCCAGTATATTAAAAAAGAGTATAACTTAATGATAGGAGAAAGAACTGCTGAAGAAATCAAGATAAATATAGGTTCAGCTTTCCCCTCTACAGAAAAGAAATATATGGATATTAAAGGTAGAGATTTAGTGTCAGGACTTCCAAAGACCTTAGAGATAAATTCTGAGGAAATATTAAGTGCATTAAAAGAACCAGTTAATGGCATTGTTGAGGCAGTAAAATACAGCCTAGAAAAAACTCCGCCGGAATTAGCTGCGGACATTATGGATAAAGGAATTATGCTAACTGGTGGAGGCGCATTACTAAATGGACTAGACGAGCTAATTAGAGCTGAGACAGGCATGCCTGTGGATATAGCGGAAGATCCTTTGGATTGTGTGGTAAAAGGAACAGGTATGGTACTTGATGATGTGGAGATGTTTAATAAGGTGATTGCCGCTTCTAAAAGAATCGGTTAG